The genome window CACGGCAGGCTCGACGTGGTGATCCACGCCGCAGGGGTGGACGACCCCGCCGCCAAGCAGAAGCTGGCCGATGCCCTCGAAGGCGGCCACCCCTTCGAGCTCATCGGCGGATTGTCGGACGAGGTCTGGCAGCGGATGATCGCGGTCAACCTCACCGGCGCGTTCCACGTGCTGCGCGCAGCCGTCCGGCACATGTGCGCGCGGAAGTCGGGCAGCGTGGTGCTCGTCGGTTCTTCGTCGTCCTTCGACGCCCCCGTGTCCCATCCCCACTACGCGGCCGCGAAAGCAGGCGTGCACGCCTTGGCGCAGTCGGTCGCCAAAGAGGTCATCGCCCACGATGTGCGGGTCAACGTGCTCGCTCCCGGGCCGACGGATACGGGGATGGCCCGGCGCACGCCGGAGATCCTCAAGCAGGTCGCACCCGGATCGCCGTTCTCGCGCTACGCCACGGCGGACGAGATGGCCGCGCTCGCGCTCTTCCTGGCCGGTGACGAAGCGGTCAACGTCGTCGGCGGAGTCCTGCTGGCCAACGGCGGCCGGTTCACCGCCTGACACAAGCACCCTTCCAGGTTCCCCTCTCGCTAGATTCGGAGACTCCCATGCCTGAGGCCTACGTCGTCGAGGCGCTTCGCTCACCGGTCGGTCGTCGCGGTGGTGGGCTCGGCGCTGTTCACCCGAACGACCTCGGCGGCCGGGTTCTGGCCGCACTGGTGGAGCGGACCGGGATCGACCCGGCCGCGGTCGACGACGTGATCTTCGGGTGCGTCGGCCAGATGGGTGCGCAGAGCGCCAACGTCGCCCGCAACGCGTGGCTGACCGCGGGGCTGCCCGAGTCCGTCCCGGCCACCACCGTCGACCGCCAGTGCGGCTCCGCTCAGCAGGCGATCCACTTCGCGGCGCAGGCGGTGCTGTCCGGGACCCAGGACCTCGTCGTCGCCGGTGGCGTCGAGGTGATGAGCCGCGTGCCGATCGCAAGCCCTGCCGTCGTCGGGCAGCGGGAGGGCATGGGGTTCCCCTACGCCGGCGACGGCTGGCGCGAACGCTACGGCGACCAGGAGATCTCCCAGTTCCGCGGTGCGGAGCTCATCGCGGGCAAGTGGGGCATCTCGCGCGAGGACATGGAGCGGATGGCACTGGACAGCCACCAGCGCGCCCTCGCCGCGGTCGAGGACGGCTCGTTCACGGCTGAGATCGTGCCGGTGGGCGGTGTCGTCGCCGACGAGGGGCCGCGGCCGGACACCTCCCTGGAGAAGATGGCCG of Saccharopolyspora erythraea contains these proteins:
- a CDS encoding SDR family NAD(P)-dependent oxidoreductase, with amino-acid sequence MATTADVYVEEATVNHDLDAFAGKVALVTGAGSGIGRAAARLLASRGAAHVVFADIDAEAAASAAEGVAQAHPAALDVADSASVDDVVNALAGEHGRLDVVIHAAGVDDPAAKQKLADALEGGHPFELIGGLSDEVWQRMIAVNLTGAFHVLRAAVRHMCARKSGSVVLVGSSSSFDAPVSHPHYAAAKAGVHALAQSVAKEVIAHDVRVNVLAPGPTDTGMARRTPEILKQVAPGSPFSRYATADEMAALALFLAGDEAVNVVGGVLLANGGRFTA
- a CDS encoding acetyl-CoA C-acetyltransferase — translated: MPEAYVVEALRSPVGRRGGGLGAVHPNDLGGRVLAALVERTGIDPAAVDDVIFGCVGQMGAQSANVARNAWLTAGLPESVPATTVDRQCGSAQQAIHFAAQAVLSGTQDLVVAGGVEVMSRVPIASPAVVGQREGMGFPYAGDGWRERYGDQEISQFRGAELIAGKWGISREDMERMALDSHQRALAAVEDGSFTAEIVPVGGVVADEGPRPDTSLEKMAGLKPLREGGRVTPAVSSQISDGAAALLLASEEAVRTHGLTPLARIHTMAVVGSDPVFMLTGPIPATEAVLAKAGLKIDDIDLFEVNEAFASVVLAWQKETGAPWSRTNVLGGAIALGHPLGATGARLMTTMIHNLGRTGGRYGLQTMCEGGGMANATLVERL